In Mycetocola spongiae, the genomic stretch CCCCGACCATGCTCGCGACGTGGAAGGAGCTCGGGGCGCGCGCCGAGGCGATGCCCGCGAATGAAACCTATTCGGCGCTGGAATCGGGTGTTCTGGATGGGCAGGAGAACCCGCTGGACTCGATCCTGTTCACCAGCATGTACGAGGTAGCCCCGAATATTAACCTCACGAGTCACGTCTACGCGAACTATCACTTCATCATGTGGGAGGACTATCTCACCGGGCTCCCGGAGGATGCCCAGAAGATTATCCGCGAGGCGGCCGAGGTTGTGGGTGGGGAATACTCGAAGACCACGGTGGATAGCGCCAAGAAGTACCGCGAGGATCTTGAAAACGGTGGGGCCACGTTTAATAAGATCACCGATCGTGAGCAGTGGGTGGAGGCCGTGAAGCCCATCTATGGCACCCTCGCCCCGCAGGTTCAGCAGTGGATCACGCAGATCCAGGACGGGCAGTAGCGCACTAGAAACGGGCCCCGGTTGATCATCAACCGGGGCCCGTTTTCTTTTTGTTTAGTCGCGTGGGGGCGTGCTGCCGCGGGGAGGGGCCGTGCTGCCGCGCTCGATAAATTCGGCCTGCACCAGGAGGTTGGTGCGCCCGCGCTCGCCGGCTGTGTTAAGCGCAAGCTCGATGCTATGGGCTGCAAGCATCTCGGTGGGCTGCTTAATGATGCTCAGAGCCGGGGTGAATAATTCGGTCCAAGGGTCGTCATCAAAAACGATCACGGAGAGGTCTTCGGGGATGCTCAGCCCGGAAAAGGCCAGCCGGCGCAGGCTCGGAATGACCTGGGCGGTATTGGCGATGATCAGCGCGGTGGGCCGCTGCGGCAGGCTCAGGAGGGCGTTGACCGCATCGGAGCCCTGGTCGCCGCGGAAGGGGATATGCCGGATGAGGCTCTCGTCCACGTCGAGGCCGTGCTCGCGCAGGGTCTGCCGATAGCCCTCGGTGCGGGCCCGTCCGGTGCTGGTAGTGGTGGGGCCGGAGACAAAGCCGATGCGGGTATGTCCCAGCGAGACCAGGTGGGCGGTGGCTCGCCGAGCGGAAAGATCGTTATCGATGCCCACGCTATCGGCGAAGTCCACACCCTCGATGGTGCGATCCACAAAAACGACCCGGGTATTGAGGTCATCGAGCTTTTCCCAGGCGGCGCGGTTGGTTGAGGTGGGGGTGGCGATGACCCCGGCGACGCGCCGCTCGTACA encodes the following:
- a CDS encoding LacI family DNA-binding transcriptional regulator encodes the protein MAKPATIRDVSERAGVSIAVVSRVLNPGSGPVAPDTKLRVQQAIGELSYRPRTAARELKSPGTTTLGLMLADVANPFFARLADKIVWEARARGVNVLLMTTQEDQHLEEECLNTLYERRVAGVIATPTSTNRAAWEKLDDLNTRVVFVDRTIEGVDFADSVGIDNDLSARRATAHLVSLGHTRIGFVSGPTTTSTGRARTEGYRQTLREHGLDVDESLIRHIPFRGDQGSDAVNALLSLPQRPTALIIANTAQVIPSLRRLAFSGLSIPEDLSVIVFDDDPWTELFTPALSIIKQPTEMLAAHSIELALNTAGERGRTNLLVQAEFIERGSTAPPRGSTPPRD